The genome window CCGGCGACGGCTTCGGCGACGCCGGCGCGGGGAAGCTTCGGCTCAGTTTCGCCAACAGCCTCGACCGACTCGAACTCGGCTTCGACCGCATCGAACGCGCGCTCGACGAGCGCTGAGTCGCTTCGCCGCGCGTCGCGTCGCTCGCCGAACCCCTTCAGTTCGACTCGAACGTCCACTCTCTGAGCGCCTGCCGAACGAAGTCGCCGTCGACCTCGCGGAAGTGCGCGTCCGATTCCTCGTGGTCGCCGAACTCGAAGCCGCGGACGACGACGACGGGCGTGCCGCCGTCGCCCTCGCCGGCGACGAGGTTCGCCGCCGCCGCGAGTTCGTCGACGACGTTCTGGACCGTCACGCCGAGTTCGCGGCCGTCGCGGTCGGACTCGCCGCGCCAGTCGCGGGCGGCGGGCATCCCGGCCCAGCCGATGGCGACGCCGCGCTGGCCGTGGCGGAACGGTCGCCCGCAGGTGTCGGTGACGACGACGCGGTCGGCGGGGAGTTCCTCGCGGATGCGCTCGGCGCTCTCGGAGGGTCGTTTCGGCAGGAGGAGGAGGTCCGCGTCCGCCACGTTCGAGCGGTCGATGCCGGCGTTGACGCCGACGTGGCCGAACCGCGACTCGGTGAGGAGAAACGGGGCCTCCATGATAATCTCGGTGCTCTCCTCCAGGACGGCCTGTGCGAATCGCGGGTCTTTCTCGTCGCCGGAAATCGCTTCGAGGCGTGCGGCGATCTCTCTGGCGCGCGGCCCCGCCGGGAACTCCGAGAGCTCCGCGAGGCGGCCCTCGCTCTTCGAGACCACCGTGCTGGCGACGCAGACGACGTCGTCCGGTTCCAGTTCGATACGCTCGCGAATCAGCGCCGCGAGGTCGTCTCCCGGCCGAATCTCCGGGAGGTCGGGGACGGCGAGCAGTTCCATACTCCGAGGTTGCGGAGCGGCGTGAAAAGCGCCGCGCTGCCGGTCAATCGAACTGCAACTCCTCGTACGGTCGCAGCGCCGTCTCGTACTCGCCGTCTTCGACCTGCGCGACGAACATCGTCGGTTGGGCGGTCGGCGGCGCGCCGGTCGCGCTGCCCGGACGAAGCACTCGAACGCCGTCGACGCGCTCGTCTGTCGGGTCGTGGTCGTCGCCGAGGACACCGACCACGTCGAGGCCACCTTCGGAGT of Haloprofundus halophilus contains these proteins:
- a CDS encoding coenzyme F420-0:L-glutamate ligase; this translates as MELLAVPDLPEIRPGDDLAALIRERIELEPDDVVCVASTVVSKSEGRLAELSEFPAGPRAREIAARLEAISGDEKDPRFAQAVLEESTEIIMEAPFLLTESRFGHVGVNAGIDRSNVADADLLLLPKRPSESAERIREELPADRVVVTDTCGRPFRHGQRGVAIGWAGMPAARDWRGESDRDGRELGVTVQNVVDELAAAANLVAGEGDGGTPVVVVRGFEFGDHEESDAHFREVDGDFVRQALREWTFESN